A part of Venenivibrio stagnispumantis genomic DNA contains:
- the hflX gene encoding GTPase HflX: protein MRCILVGVKTKYNKKDIKYSLSELEGLVEAADGIVLGKIYQNKEIPDPATFIGKGKAQELREVAEGINADTIVFDTNLTPVQISNLKKITNVDILDRTDLILQIFYKRAKTKQAKLQVELAILEHQMPRIYGEKGKELSRIGGGMKTKGAGEQIGEIKARRIKDRINKIKKELKEIKKQKETQRKLREDNPDILKVSLVGYTNAGKSSLLKLLTKRETFISDQLFATLDTKTSYIYFPDIHKKVIITDTVGFVEDLPQEILDAFMTTLEEINEADIILHVIDISDENWEKKKEAVEEILAKLKVDKPVILVFNKIDKVVPSQDLIEDSFELSEGKESIIISCEKKWNIDKLFEILKKYALKKGEEDGKLHFLQDS, encoded by the coding sequence ATGCGTTGTATATTAGTTGGAGTAAAAACAAAGTATAATAAAAAAGATATAAAGTATTCTTTAAGTGAGCTGGAAGGACTTGTAGAAGCAGCTGATGGTATAGTTTTGGGTAAAATTTACCAAAATAAAGAAATACCTGACCCTGCTACATTTATTGGTAAAGGAAAAGCTCAGGAATTAAGAGAGGTTGCAGAAGGAATAAATGCAGATACAATAGTTTTTGATACAAATCTTACACCGGTTCAGATTTCTAACCTAAAAAAAATAACAAATGTTGATATCTTAGATAGAACAGATTTAATATTACAAATTTTTTATAAAAGGGCAAAAACAAAACAGGCAAAATTACAGGTTGAGCTTGCAATCTTAGAGCATCAAATGCCCAGAATTTACGGAGAAAAAGGAAAAGAGCTATCCCGTATCGGTGGTGGTATGAAAACAAAGGGAGCCGGAGAACAAATTGGTGAGATAAAAGCAAGAAGAATTAAAGATAGAATAAATAAAATCAAAAAAGAGTTAAAAGAAATAAAAAAACAAAAAGAAACCCAAAGAAAATTAAGAGAAGATAATCCTGATATATTAAAAGTTTCACTTGTAGGTTATACAAATGCCGGTAAATCTTCCTTGTTAAAACTTCTTACAAAAAGAGAAACATTTATATCAGACCAGCTTTTTGCAACCCTTGATACAAAAACATCTTACATATATTTTCCAGATATTCATAAAAAAGTTATAATTACAGATACAGTTGGATTTGTAGAAGATTTACCACAGGAAATATTAGATGCATTTATGACAACCTTAGAAGAGATTAATGAAGCAGATATTATTTTACATGTTATAGATATATCAGACGAAAATTGGGAAAAGAAAAAAGAAGCAGTAGAAGAAATTCTTGCAAAATTAAAGGTAGATAAACCGGTTATATTGGTATTTAATAAAATAGATAAAGTAGTTCCATCACAGGATTTAATAGAAGATTCTTTTGAGCTATCAGAAGGAAAAGAGAGTATAATAATATCTTGCGAAAAAAAATGGAATATTGATAAATTATTTGAAATATTAAAAAAATATGCATTGAAAAAAGGAGAGGAAGATGGAAAACTGCATTTTTTGCAAGATAGTTAA
- the hfq gene encoding RNA chaperone Hfq yields MPSVQDELLEEYRKEQKEVTVYLIRGTRIVGKIIDADQFTILLDVGGQQQLIYKHAISTIVVES; encoded by the coding sequence ATGCCATCAGTTCAAGATGAACTTTTAGAAGAATACAGAAAAGAGCAAAAAGAGGTTACTGTTTATCTTATTAGAGGAACAAGAATTGTTGGAAAAATAATTGATGCAGACCAATTTACAATCTTGTTAGATGTAGGAGGACAACAGCAACTTATTTACAAACATGCTATAAGCACAATAGTTGTTGAAAGTTAA
- a CDS encoding type II toxin-antitoxin system CcdA family antitoxin has protein sequence MKTIKKTISIPEEIYKEVQEFSENFSQIVKDALKEYLEKKKKEKILSMAGSLKAWEIKDGLEYEKEIREEDIKTQKARENSMY, from the coding sequence ATGAAAACGATAAAAAAGACTATTTCTATTCCGGAAGAGATTTATAAAGAAGTACAAGAATTTTCAGAAAATTTCAGCCAAATAGTTAAGGATGCATTAAAAGAATATTTAGAGAAAAAAAAGAAAGAAAAGATTTTATCTATGGCTGGAAGTTTAAAAGCTTGGGAAATTAAGGATGGATTGGAATATGAAAAAGAAATAAGAGAAGAAGACATTAAAACCCAAAAAGCAAGGGAAAATAGCATGTATTAG